In one window of Cryptococcus neoformans var. neoformans B-3501A chromosome 11, whole genome shotgun sequence DNA:
- a CDS encoding 60S ribosomal protein L3 (Match to ESTs gb|CF191480.1|CF191480, gb|CF190786.1|CF190786, gb|CF189869.1|CF189869; HMMPfam hit to Ribosomal_L3, Ribosomal protein L3, score: 601.7, E(): 5.5e-178): MSHRKYEEPRHGSLAFLPKKRAARHRGRCKAFPKDDPKKPVHLTAVMGYKAGMTHIVRDLDRPGSKMHKREVVEAVTVIETPPMVVVGAVGYVETPRGLRSLTTVWAEHLSDEVKRRFYKNWYRSKKKAFTRYAKKHSENSGASVARELERIKKYCTVVRVLAHTQISKTGLQQKKAHLMEIQVNGGSVADKVDFARSHFEKTVDVGSVFEQDECIDIIGVTKGHGYEGVTARWGTTRLPRKTHRGLRKVACIGAWHPSNVMFSVARAGQRGYHSRTSMNHKIYRIANGASGSSGSTEFDLTKKDITPMGGFVRYGVVKNDFVMIKGTCVGPVKRIVTLRKALRTHTSRAHTEKVTLKFIDTSSNFGHGRFQDAAEKNAFLGQLKIKSDA, translated from the exons ATGTCTCACAGGAAGTACGAAGAGCCTCGACACGGTTCCCTTGCCTTCC TTCCCAAGAAGCGTGCCGCCCGACACAGGGGTCGATGCAAGGCGTTCCCCAAG GACGACCCCAAGAAGCCCGTCCACCTCACCGCCGTCATGGGTTACAAGGCCGGTATGACTCACATTGTCCGTGACCTCGACCGACCCGGATCCA AGATGCACAAGAGGGAGGTTGTTGAGGCCGTTACCGTCATTGAGACCCCCCCTATGGTCGTTGTCGGTGCTGTCGGTTACGTCGAGACTCCTCGAGGCTTGAGATCTTTGACCACTGTTTGGGCTGAGCACCTCAGTGACGAGGTTAAGAGGCGATTCTACAA GAACTGGTACcgatcgaagaagaaggccttCACCAGGTACGCCAAGAAGCACTCTGAGAACTCCGGCGCTTCCGTTGCCCGAGAGCTTGAGCGAATCAAGAAGTACTGCACTGTTGTCCGAGTCCTCGCCCACACCCAGATCTCCAAGACTGGTCTCcaacagaagaaggcccACCTTATGGAAATCCAGGTCAACGGTGGTTCCGTCGCCGACAAGGTTGACTTCGCCAGGTCTCACTTCGAAAAGACCGTCGACGTCGGCTCCGTCTTCGAGCAGGACGAGTGCATTGACATCATTGGTGTTACCAAGGGTCACGGTTACGAGGGTGTTACCGCTCGATGGGGTACTACCCGTCTCCCCAGGAAGAC TCACCGAGGTCTCCGAAAAGTTGCCTGTATCGGTGCTTGGCATCCTTCCAACGTCATGTTCTCCGTGGCTCGTGCCGGTCAGCGAGGTTACCACTCTCGTACTTCGATGAACCACAAGATCTACCGTATCGCCAACGGTGCTTCTGGTTCTTCAGGCTCTACTGAGTTTGACCTCACCAAGAAGGACATCACCCCCATGGGTGGTTTCGTTCGATACGGTGTTGTCAAGAACGACTTCGTCATGATCAAGGGCACTTGTGTTGGTCCCGTCAAGCGAATCGTCACCCTCCGAAAGGCTCTCCGAACTCACACTTCTCGTGCCCACACCGAGAAGGTCACCCTCAAGTTCATTgacacctcctccaacttCGGCCACGGTCGATTCCAGGATGCCGCTGAGAAGAACGCCTTCCTCGGTCAGCTCAAGATCAAGTCTGACGCTTAA
- a CDS encoding hypothetical protein (HMMPfam hit to ubiquitin, Ubiquitin family, score: 93.1, E(): 7e-25), which yields MRISIVLLGGSQTELSVHSWNSVRDVKAKYELQAEIQGKHSLQPDFQRMFYQGRQLEDPWLLSECNIQHVSTLHVCPELHRELHFKVELRLGEKLADSTVNVIACFDERTFKAVRPRMNRETDPNKSCSFTNIVKRKGIDMPWEQEFGHQPTTIPSRLIVPVPASASSSQSSAAARLPRAPSPPDIPAPRVSRNKPIAPSRSVHAVATASRPRQSNRKQPTDKEKSALVVAKSTTITLRVQNLQYQTSYYDVMADDPVEHLRAKIAWKEGVPLEGLQLCYGRNLLKDGRLLKDYKLRKNSIVRMNREVGEPGLRRTRGLVINVSDGHDDGEEEEEEEEKEQKEEERRRKRARFDT from the exons ATGCGTATATCCATCGTACTATTAGGAGGTAGCCAGACAGAACTCAGTGTGCACTCCTGGAACTCTGTCAGGGATGTCAAGGCCAAATATGAGCTCCAGGCAGAAATCCAGGGCAAGCACTCGCTACAACCGGACTTCCAACGGATGTTCTATCAAGGCAGGCAACTTGAAGATCCTTGGCTGCTTTCGGAATGTAATATCCAACACGTCAGTACATTGCATGTTTGTCCAGAATTACATCGAGAGTTGCATTTCAAAGTGGAACT CAGGTTGGGAGAAAAACTAGCGGATAGTACTGTCAACGTGATTGCCTGCTTTGATGAAAGGACT TTTAAGGCTGTACGACCTCGAATGAACAGAGAAACCGACCCTAACAAATCATGTTCTTTTACCAACATTGTCAAACGGAAAGGAATCGACATGCCCTGGGAACAAGAGTTCGGCCA CCAACCAACAACAATTCCATCCCGACTTATTGTACCGGTCCCAGCCTCAGCTAGTTCTAGTCAGTCGTCGGCCGCTGCCCGTCTCCCTCGAGCTCCATCCCCTCCTGATATTCCCGCACCAAGAGTTAGTCGAAATAAACCGATAGCACCTTCCCGCTCAGTCCATGCTGTGGCTACAGCTTCACGGCCTCGTCAAAGCAATCGAAAACAGCCTACCGATAAAGAAAAGTCGGCCCTAGTAGTCGCAAAATCCACGACCATCACCTTGCGTGTGCAGAA CCTGCAATATCAAACGAGCTATTACGATGTGATGGCAGACGATCCGGTTGAGCATTTGAGGGCAAAGATTGCATGGAAAGAGGGCGTGCCTTTGGAAGGTTTGCAGCTGTGTTATGGGCGAAATCTGTTGAAGGATGGACGTCTATTGAAAGATTACAAACTTAGGAAAAATTCCATTGTGAGGATGAACAGGGAAGTAGGCGAGCCGGGCCTTCGTCGAACAAGGGGCCTTGTGATCAACGTCAGCGATGGTCATGACgatggcgaagaggaagaggaagaagaggaaaaggagcagaaagaggaggaacgaAGGCGGAAGAGAGCAAGATTTGATACTTGA
- a CDS encoding hypothetical protein (HMMPfam hit to GATase, Glutamine amidotransferase class-I, score: 149.6, E(): 6.7e-42; HMMPfam hit to GMP_synt_C, GMP synthase C terminal domain, score: 234.9, E(): 1.4e-67) yields the protein MATEEIHSLYDTILILDFGSQYSHLITRRCRELNVYCEMLPCTQKVSDLSWKPKGVILSGSPYSVYAPDAPHVDPEVFTLGVPILGICYGLQEIARVHGGSVDAHTHREYGYAKIEVVKTGKKEQDALFEGIEMEADGGLQVWMSHGDQLTSLPPNFVTIASTPTSPYTSVAHESKPIYGVQFHPEVSHSPKGKEVIAAFVKNICSVRDGWSMESFIPKEIARIRQICGEKGQVIGAVSGGVDSTVAAKLMHEAIGDRFHAIMVDNGVLRKDEAKKVHKMLTVDLGVNLTVVDASELFLARLKGVEDPERKRKIIGNTFIEVFEAEAAKLEAAAEKELAEKGGEAKGKIEWLLQGTLYPDVIESISFKGPSATIKTHHNVGGLLEDMKLKLIEPLRELFKDEVRALGRLLNIPEHLVGRHPFPGPGLAIRILGEVTREQIAILQHADDIYIEEVRAAGLYDQISQAFVALLPVKAVGVAGDARTYDQVVAVRAVSTEDFMTADWFVFPPQVLKRISSRITNEVKGVNRVVYDITSKPPGTVEWL from the exons ATGGCAACAGAGGAGATCCATAGCTTGTACGACACCATTCTCATCTTGGATTTTGGATCCCAG TACTCCCACTTGATCACTCGACGATGCCGAGAGCTCAAT GTGTACTGTGAGATGTTGCCTTGCACGCAAAAGGTCTCCGACTTGTCCTGGAAGCCCAAGG GTGTCATCCTTTCCGGCTCCCCTTACTCTGTTTACGCCCCGGACGCTCCCCACGTCGACCCTGAAGTCTTCACTCTCGGTGTCCCCATCCTCGGTATCTGCTATGGTCTCCAGGAGATTGCCCGTGTTCACGGAGGCAGCGTCGATGCTCACACCCACAGGGAGTACGGTTACGCCAAGATCGAGGTCGTCAAGACtggcaagaaggaacaGGATGCATTGTTCGAGGGTAttgagatggaagcagaCGGTGGCTTGCAA GTCTGGATGTCTCACGGTGACCAACTTacctccctcccccccAACTTTGTCACCATCGCTTCCACCCCTACCTCCCCTTACACTTCCGTCGCCCACGAATCCAAGCCTATTTACGGTGTCCAGTTCCACCCTGAAGTTTCTCACTCCCCCAAGGGTAAAGAGGTCATTGCTGCATTTGTGAAGAACATCTGTAGTGTCAGGGACGGCTGGAGCATGGAGAGCTTTATCCCCAAGGAGATTGCTAGGATTAGGCAAATCTGTGGTGAGAAGGGTCAGGTTATCGGTGCCGTCAGCGGTGGTGTCGACTCTACTGTCGCCGCCAAGTTGATGCACGAGGCCATCGGTGACCG ATTCCACGCTATCATGGTCGACAATGGTGTCCTCCGAAAGGATGAGGCCAAGAAAGTCCACAAGATGCTTACCGTTGACCTCGGCGTCAATCTCACCGTTGTTGACGCTTCCGAACTCTTCCTTGCTCGTCTTAAGGGTGTCGAGGACCCCGAGCGTAAGCGAAAGATCATCGGTAACACCTTTATTGAGGTCTTTGAGGCCGAGGCTGCCAAGCTTGAGGCTGCCGCTGAGAAAGAGCTTGCCGAGAAGGGCGGTGAGGCCAAAGGCAAAATCGAGTGGTTGCTCCAAGGTACCTTGTACCCCGACGTTATCGAAAGTATCTCTTTCAAGGGCCCCAGTGCTACCATCAAGACTCACCACAACGTCGGTGGATTGCTGGAGGACATGAAGTTGAAGTTGATCGAGCCTCTTCGAGAGCTCTTTAAGGACGAAGTACGTGCCCTTGGTCGTCTCCTAAACATCCCCGAGCATCTTGTCGGCCGACACCCTTTCCCCGGTCCTGGTCTCGCTATTCGAATTCTCGGTGAAGTCACCCGCGAGCAAATCGCCATCCTCCAGCACGCCGACGACATTTACATTGAGGAAGTTCGTGCTGCTGGTTTGTACGACCAAATCTCTCAGGCCTTTGTTGCCCTCTTGCCTGTCAAGGCTGTTGGTGTTGCTGGTGACGCGAGGACATATGACCAGGTTGTTGCTGTCAGGGCCGTCTCTACAGAAGACTTTATGACTGCCGACTGGTTTGTGTTCCCCCCGCAAGTCTTGAAGAGGATCTCCTCTAGAATTACCAACGAG GTCAAGGGTGTTAACAGGGTCGTCTACGACATTACTTCCAAGCCTCCTGGAAC TGTTGAATGGCTCTAA
- a CDS encoding hypothetical protein (HMMPfam hit to GFO_IDH_MocA, Oxidoreductase family, NAD-binding Rossmann fold, score: 108.9, E(): 1.2e-29): protein MSQNKILRVAVVGCGEVAQIVHIPNLVLASDKYKLTALCDVSVKSVELCGSRFGVRNLFTSVTEMLASSVPIDLVFVLTADQFHADNIIECADAGKHVMIEKPMAQTLAEYDAVEEARVRNGVVVFVGYMRRYAPALERLKEEIKGKTVKYVRVRDIIGNNSYFTSQSGMHQHYYKDFPSSASSELVARRASNLKENLGAKADLDPRNANSWALLHSLGSHDMSAMRDIIGMPEKCLCATRSDDGDSSWWWTALFQYKGFKAYYEMAIDEVAIFDAQIEVYTNDSRVKIQYDTPYVKGLPIKLIIQRQLPNGDFSEQVIRPTYVDPYTLELDLIYDAVANGKEYKTTPLDAKNDTILAKMIMEALVD, encoded by the exons ATGTCCCAAAACAAGATACTCCGTGTCGCTGTTGTCGGCTGTGGTGAAGTCGCGCAAATCGTACAT ATTCCCAATCTCGTGCTAGCCTCCGACAAGTACAAGCTCACTGCTCTTTGTGATGTCTCTGTCAAATCGGTTGAGCTGTGTGGTTCTCGTTTCGGAGTCAGAAacctcttcacctctgT CACAGAGATGCTCGCTTCTTCCGTCCCCATCGACCTCGTCTTTGTCTTGACAGCTGACCAGTTCCACGCCGACAACATTATCGAATGCGCCGATGCCGGTAAACACGTCATGATCGAGAAACCTATGGCCCAGACGCTTGCAGAGTACGATGCGGTGGAAGAAGCGAGGGTGAGGAACGGGGTGGTTGTATTTGTGGGTTACATGAGGAGGTATGCTCCGGCATTGGAGAggttgaaagaagagatcaaGGGGAAGACGGTTAAGTATGTGAGGGTCCGGGATATCATTGGGAAT AACAGCTACTTTACTTCCCAATCGGGTATGCATCAGCACTATTACAAGGATTTCCCATCTTCCGCATCATCCGAACTCGTCGCCAGACGTGCTTCCAACCTCAAAGAGAACCTGGGTGCCAAGGCAGATTTGGACCCTCGCAACGCAAACTCCTGGGCCCTCTTGCACAGTCTGGGCAGCCATGATATGTCGGCTATGAGGGATATTATCGGTATGCCGGAAAAGTGTCTCTGTGCGACAAGGAGCGATGATGGGGATTCTTCTTGGTGGTGGACTGCTTTGTTCCAGTACAAGGGATTCAAGGCTTACTACGAG ATGGCCATTGACGAAGTCGCAATTTTTGATGCCCAAATTGAAGTGTACACCAACGACTCTCGTGTCAAGATCCAGTACGATAC ACCATACGTCAAAGGACTTCCTATCAAACTCATTATCCAGCGCCAACTGCCCAACGGCGACTTTTCAGAACAAGTGATTCGACCAACATATGTTGACCCTTACacccttgagcttgatTTGATTTATGATGCTGTGGCAAACGGGAAGGAGTACAAGACGACGCCATTGGATGCGAAGAATGATACAATCTTGGCCAAGATGATCATGGAAGCTTTGGTGGACTGA
- a CDS encoding hypothetical protein (Match to EST gb|CF187194.1|CF187194; HMMPfam hit to Peptidase_S10, Serine carboxypeptidase, score: 399.3, E(): 4.6e-117) — translation MFYAMRTLASLAILPLVLSLQLPHFPTPQDTLELAESFIRSGHAHAGDHAAEVEMVHANDMRLSTIGDEHVILTHKKYPNHKVRIKSTTGWCDPDVKSYSGFLDVGYGKNLFFYFFESRSKPSEDPIVMWINGGPGCSSSLGMLMELGPCSVKDDPKGVNDTARNPYAWNEKANVFFLDEPIGVGFSHADNGQTVSTTEEAAIDVQAFISIFFETFKEFEGRAFHMAGESYGGRYLPVFASAVVDGNKQLIKDGKTPINLNSVMIGNGVTDYFTTTESYFPFQCTVHGDLTEPVQSIGACVAMAEAVPKCHKLAKKGCLETHDYTTCSMAINYCEEVLGETFLSAGVNPYDVTMPCTVEELADSLCYPVTKKIGTYLDLPDVRHTLGVEKLRSNWSSCDGPVFTRFTQSLDNTGKTWLYVAGLLERGVRVLNYVGMLDFICNHVANELWMERLEWSGKEGYNAAQFSDWVVDGHRAGEFKTYGNLTMLKIRGAGHMVPYDKPKEALSMVTSWLDAAALDQ, via the exons ATGTTCTACGCCATGCGAACATTAGCATCTCTTGCCATCCTTCCGTTGGTACTTTCACTTCAGCTCCCACACTTCCCCACTCCTCAAGACACGCTCGAGCTCGCTGAGTCATTCATCCGCTCTGGTCATGCGCATGCGGGTGATCATGCCGCcgaggtggagatggtgcATGCCAATGACATGCGATTGAGCACCATTGGGGATGAACATGTTATTCTCACCCACAAGAAATACCCC AACCATAAAGTGAGGATCAAGTCTACCACAGGATGGTGTGACCCCGACGTCAAATCATACTCTGG ATTCCTTGATGTTGGCTATGGCAagaacctcttcttctacttTTTTGAATCTCGTTCCAAACCTTCTGAGGACCCTATTGTCATGTGGATTAATG GCGGACCTGGATGCAGCTCTTCCCTCGGTATGCTCATGGAACTTGGGCCTTGCTCAGTTAAAGATGACCCCAAGGGAGTGAACGACACGGCACGCAACCCTTACGCCTGGAACGAGAAG GCCAACGTTTTTTTCTTGGATGAGCCTATTGGTGTGGGATTCAGCCATGCCGATAATGGCCAG ACTGTGAGCACCACCGAAGAAGCCGCAATTGATGTCCAAGCCTTTATTTCCATT TTCTTTGAGACTTTCAAGGAATTTGAGGGCCGAGCCTTCCATATGGCTGGCGAATCTTACGGCGGTCGATACCTCCCTGTCTTTGCTAGTGCTGTGGTGGACGGGAACAAACAACTCATCAAGGACGGCAAGACTCCTATCAACTTGAATAGTGTTATGATTGGAAATGGTGTCACCGATTACT TCACCACAACCGAATCATACTTCCCTTTC CAATGTACCGTCCATGGTGATCTCACTGAACCTGTGCAGAGTATTGGAGCCTGCGTTGCCATGGCCGAAGCT GTTCCCAAGTGTCACAAACTTGCCAAGAAGGGATGCCTCGAAACTCACGACTATACTACCTGTTCCATGGCCATCAACTACTGTGAAGAAGTCCTTGGCGAAACCTTCCTCTCCGCGGGCGTCAATCCTTACGACGTGACCATGCCCTGTACCGTCGAAGAGCTAGCTGACTCTCTCTGTTACCCTGTGACCAAGAAGATTGGCACGTACCTTGACTTGCCTGACGTTAGGCATACTCTCGGTGTTGAAAAGCTTAGGAGCAACTGGTCAAGCTGTGATGGACCTGTGTTCACCAGGTTCACTCAGAGCTTGGACAACACTGGCAAAACATGGCTGTACGTTGCTGGTCTTCTCGAGCGAGGTGTCAGGGTCCTGAAC TATGTGGGTATGCTTGACTTTATCTGCAACCATGTTGCCAATGAGCTCTGGATGGAGCGACTTGAGTGGTCcgggaaggaagggtaCAACGCCGCCCAGTTCAGTGACTGGGTCGTCGATGGACACCGCGCGGGAGAGTTCAAGACCTACGGCAACCTGACC ATGCTCAAGATCAGGGGTGCCGGACACATGGTGCCATACGATAAGCCCAAGGAGGCGTTGTCTATGGTCACTTCTTGGTTGGACGCCGCAGCTCTTGACCAGTAG
- a CDS encoding hypothetical protein (Match to ESTs gb|CF193563.1|CF193563, gb|CF192328.1|CF192328, gb|CF186505.1|CF186505; HMMPfam hit to GrpE, GrpE, score: 142.2, E(): 1.1e-39) encodes MNPRSLTTAVRSFTRRVPLRPALPAARTFAPQLQARAYSEEKEFHEKEDKRIADLEAAKAESDKKAAEFEEKVKELTKEMQYLRADVQTAIRRTAEEKAKASEFAISSFARALLDTADVLSTALKHVPQPIPAENKDLQSLHTGVELTHKALLKTFESHGVKKLENLKGEQFDPNVHEALFTVPQAVAPKKENGEPHGPNEIFDVSKEGWTIGSRVLRPAQVGVVASE; translated from the exons ATGAACCCCAGATCACTCACTACCGCTGTTCGATCCTTCACCCGCAGAGTCCCCCTTCGACCTGCTCTTCCTGCCGCCCGAACTTTTGCCCCTCAGCTTCAAGCGCGAGCTTACAgcgaagagaaggagttccacgagaaggaggacaagCGGATAGCTGATCTCGAGGCCGCCAAGGCTGAGTCAGACAAAAAGGCTGCTgagtttgaggagaaggtcaAGGAGTTGACA AAAGAGATGCAATACCTCCGTGCAGACGTCCAGACCGCCATTCGAAGGACcgccgaggagaaggccaaggctTCTGAATTcgccatctcctctttcgcCCGCGCTCTCCTCGACACAGCTGATGTTCTCTCTACTGCTCTCAAACACGTCCCTCAACCCATTCCCGCCGAGAACAAAGACCTCCAATCCCTTCACACTGGTGTTGAACTTACCCACAAGGCTCTTCTCAAAACTTTTGAGTCACACGGtgtgaagaagctcgaaAACTTGAAGGGCGAACAGTTTGATCCCAACGTGCATGAGGCTTTGTTCACTGTTCCTCAAGCGGTTGCTCCCAAAAAGGAGAACGGGGAGCCTCATGGCCCTAACGAAATTTTTGACGTAAGCAAAGAAGGTTGGACGATTGGTTCTAGGGTTTTGAGGCCAGCGCAGGTCGGTGTCGTTGCTTCGGAGTAA